Proteins from one Oscillatoria nigro-viridis PCC 7112 genomic window:
- the ffh gene encoding signal recognition particle protein encodes MFEALADRLESTWKKLRGQNKISESNIQDALKEVRRALLEADVNLQVVKNFIGEVAAKAQGAEVVSGVRPDQQFIKIVHDELVRVMGETNVPLATAESGPTVVLMAGLQGTGKTTATAKLALHLRKQNRTALLVATDIYRPAAIDQLLTLGKQIDVPVFELGKDIDPVEIARQGIEHGKQIGIDTIIVDTAGRLQIDQDMMAELGRIKQTVQPHETLLVVDAMTGQEAANLTRTFHEQIGITGAILTKLDGDSRGGAALSVRQISGAPIKFVGVGEKVEALQPFYPDRMASRILGMGDVLTLVEKAQEEFDIADAEKMQQKMLTAKFDFTDFLKQTRLLKNMGSLGGIMKMIPGMNKLSDEQMRQGEVQLKRTEAMINSMTVEERRNPELLASSPSRRRRIGKGAGYAENDVTKLVSDFQKMRTMMQQMSQGNFTGMGGLPGMPGMPGMGGPGMQPGSRGYMGAQQKKKKKKDKPKKGFGQL; translated from the coding sequence ATGTTTGAAGCCCTTGCCGATCGACTCGAATCCACCTGGAAAAAACTGCGCGGACAAAATAAAATCTCCGAGTCCAACATCCAAGACGCGCTCAAAGAAGTCCGCCGCGCCCTCCTGGAAGCCGATGTCAACCTCCAAGTCGTCAAAAACTTTATCGGAGAGGTAGCGGCAAAAGCACAAGGCGCAGAAGTAGTTTCAGGCGTCCGTCCCGACCAACAATTCATCAAAATCGTCCACGACGAACTCGTGCGCGTCATGGGGGAAACCAACGTACCCCTCGCCACCGCCGAATCCGGGCCCACAGTCGTGCTGATGGCAGGTTTGCAAGGAACCGGGAAAACCACAGCTACCGCCAAACTAGCGCTGCACCTCCGCAAACAAAATCGTACCGCACTGCTAGTCGCAACCGACATTTATCGACCAGCCGCGATCGACCAATTGCTAACCCTCGGCAAACAAATCGACGTACCGGTATTTGAATTAGGCAAAGACATTGACCCCGTAGAAATTGCCCGCCAAGGCATCGAACACGGCAAACAAATAGGCATTGATACCATCATCGTCGATACAGCAGGCCGCCTGCAAATCGACCAAGACATGATGGCAGAATTGGGCCGCATCAAACAAACAGTACAACCCCACGAAACGCTGTTAGTTGTTGATGCCATGACCGGCCAAGAAGCAGCAAATTTAACCCGCACCTTTCACGAACAAATCGGTATTACCGGCGCAATCTTAACCAAATTAGACGGCGACAGCCGCGGCGGTGCAGCTTTATCAGTGCGGCAAATATCCGGCGCGCCGATTAAATTTGTCGGCGTCGGCGAAAAAGTGGAAGCCTTGCAACCATTTTATCCCGATCGCATGGCATCGAGAATACTCGGAATGGGCGATGTCTTGACGCTAGTAGAAAAAGCGCAAGAAGAATTCGACATCGCCGACGCCGAGAAAATGCAGCAGAAAATGCTCACGGCAAAGTTTGACTTTACCGATTTTCTCAAACAAACCAGACTGTTAAAAAATATGGGTTCCCTCGGCGGCATCATGAAAATGATTCCGGGGATGAACAAACTCTCAGACGAACAAATGCGGCAGGGAGAAGTGCAGCTAAAACGCACCGAAGCCATGATCAATTCCATGACAGTTGAAGAACGCCGCAACCCCGAACTTTTAGCAAGTTCTCCATCCCGCCGCCGCCGCATCGGCAAAGGCGCAGGCTACGCTGAAAACGACGTAACCAAGCTGGTGAGCGATTTCCAGAAAATGCGTACAATGATGCAGCAAATGAGTCAAGGCAACTTTACAGGCATGGGAGGATTGCCGGGAATGCCCGGAATGCCCGGAATGGGCGGCCCCGGAATGCAGCCCGGTTCCCGCGGCTATATGGGTGCCCAGCAGAAGAAGAAAAAGAAAAAAGATAAGCCAAAAAAA